From the Argentina anserina chromosome 3, drPotAnse1.1, whole genome shotgun sequence genome, the window GTCCTCTCCTTCGCCCTCCTCCTCTCCCTccccctcctcttcctcctcgcCCCTCATTTCCTCCCACCCAACACCACCCAACTCCCCATCCCCGCCGCCGATGAAGTCTCCGACCAAGCCCTCTTCTCCCGCGCCGTCCGATCCAAGTCCTCCTTCACCCGCTTCTCCCTCGACTCCAAAACCAAACCCAAGATCGCCTTCCTCTTCCTCACCAACTCCGACCTCCACTTCGCCCCTCTCTGGCAGCGCTTCTTTTCCAAAACTGCCCCCAATCTTTACAACATTTACGTCCACTCCGATCCCTCCATCAACGTCACCATCCCTCCCGGCGTCTTCCACGACCGCTTCATCGCCTCCAGGCGCACCTACCGCGCCTCCCCTACTCTCATCTCCGCCACCCGCCGCCTCCTCGCCACCGCCGTCCTCGACGACCCCGCCAACACCTTCTTCGCCGTCCTCTCCCAGCACTGCGTCCCCCTCCACTCCTTCCGCTACGTCTACCGCTCCCTCTTCGCCTCCCCCACCTTCGACCGCACCCGCCCGCCCTCCGACTCCGACGCCGAGTTGACTCGGATGGGAGTCAACGCCCCTTACAAGAGCTTCATTGAGATCCTCTCCAAATCCACCAATCTCTGGAAGCGCTACGCCGCCCGCGGCAGGTTCACCATGATGCCGGAGGTCCCCTTCGACAAGTTCCGGGTCGGCTCGCAGTTCTTTCTCCTCACGCGCCACCACGCCTTGGTGGTCTTGAAAGATCGCCAGCTGTGGAAGAAGTTCAGGCTGCCGTGCTATCGGGAAGACGAGTGTTACCCGGAAGAGCACTACTTCCCGACGCTTTTGTCAATGGCGGATCCGGATGGGTGTACCCATTATACTCTGACCCGGGTTAACTGGACGGGTACCACAAACGGGCACCCGTATACTTACCGACCCGGCGAACTGTCGGCCAAGCTTATATACCAACTGCGGCAGTCCAATTATTCCGAGTCCTACTTGTTTGCGAGGAAATTCTCGCCGGATTGCTTGAAACCCTTGTTGGGTTTATCGGAGAAGGTCATTTTCCGGGACTGAGGTTAGTTATAGTTCAATCTCTTGGTTCATTTTCCATTTGCTTTCGAGTTACCGAGTCAACTCAGTGGTTAGGCTAAATCGACTAGGTTGGTTTTGGGAAAATTGTTAGATGGGAGAATGTTGACCCAAACAAACATAATGTGGCAATCTTGTTAGGTTGATTGGGAATAAAGGTATGTCCTTTATACATTTTTTGTTGTGAATGGAATGAAGGGTGGGTTAGTTTGCATATGGAGGAATGCTTATTTCTGTTGGTCATTTGTAGAATCACTGTTGATCTGATGAACAATGCTATATTATTAAGTGATCATGAGtccaaaacacaaaattgGGAGGTGAATAGATGATGATTATCTTTAAAGACTGAAAGAACCTTCTTGCTTGCTAGTTGTCACAACTGGGATGCCACTCATGTAACGCTTCCATTTTTTTAATGATTGGATCTTGAACTTGTCCTTTTCTCATTGTCCTCTCCCTATCGTTTGAGCTTGCCAAAATGTGTTTTTGCTGGATTTTTTGTAGCTTTTGAAATATTATTGAGGTTATTCGGATGAGTTAACAACTGGGATATTTGTATGTTCTGCAGGTAAAAAAAGACCAGTGAAGATAAGTTAGCTTTTGAAGTTGGAGAAACTGATTGGGAAGGTGGTTCTGGAGAGGCGCAAGTAGATTTGCCCACAAACCACAAAACCCATAGGAAGGTTCCAACTGAGGGTCTCTGTCTCGGAcgagaacaagaacaagaagataATGTTCATCATCAGAGAGAGTgtggggggagagagagacttGAGCAAGATAGTGAGTGCAGTGCGGAAGTAAAGAAGAGAAATCAAAGCAAGGTACTTGTTTCTTTTCTACTGCCAAGTTTGTATTTTGTGGTGTAAGATAGTGGAGTAGTAGTACACACTAAAAATTAGCCAGCAAGCAAAAGAGGAAGGACATAGTGTCACAGTGTTAGTTAGCAGAGGGGGTCCTTTGTCTTCTTTGATGCGTGTAATTTGTACATACATATGTGAAATGGGAATCTTGATCACTCTTGTACCCTTTTGATTTGACAATAATAACAAATGGTCACAGTTATCAGGGGCAGTATCTTTTTGACCCTGTTCTAGTAAAGAAATCGGATCCAATGCCTCAATTCCTATCCTTTTCTGCCTCTCTTTATTGTCACTCTTCCCTTTTTCCATAGTAAGAAAAATTGGAAAGCTATTGGTTGATATTTACAGAACAGACTGAAAATGGTCATGGGTATGAAAAATAAGGTTGGGTAACCTTAGTAAAAATGAACTGCATAAACTTCTACCATGTTTGGAAGCATGAATTTTCCCTGATGTAATGGTGACCTTGGTTTGGAAAATGGTGGAAATTTGATACGGCTTTCATGTGATTCTCTCATATAGAAAATGTAATGCTGAAGAaacaaacatttttttttgtgtttttgaatCAAAGAATAATATGTATGGCTATGTTGTTGGGAGGTGGAACGTGGTGAGGCAGCAATGTGGTACAGCATGTTCATGTCTGGGTTGTCCTTGTTGATTGAAATTCAAGTCTGGAACTGATTACAGAGAGACAGAGACTATTCTATGGTTGTTGTTGATATAGCTGGAAGCCTGGAATGGCGCACagcatttaaaatgaaatgGGTACATCATCCTCGCACTGGCGCCACATGAAAGCAATCACCTACACCTAAATCAATAGCGGTAGGCCAGCCAACCAACCAACCACTGAGcttaaaatacaaaaaaaaaaaaaaaaaccactgAGCTTTGCTTTGCCTGTGCTGGTACCGTGGTACCATATTAGCTAGAAGTCAAACACGAGGAAATaccataaaaaatataaaatggtGATTTGGTTTTCTCGTTCTTGCAGTAAATGATATGGAATAAATTTTGGCGTCATCGTTAGGTAATAGTGCTGGTTTAATAGCGCATGTTGGTAGGCCACATTATTTAGTTTGCGGATTTTCGTAAATTCGTTGGGCTTTTATTCGgtccggcccgcgagaaagtACGTCAAAACCCACTTCCGTAGGTAGAGGGCCGGATTtagtttagaggtgtgaaacctgACCCGGTCTGTCAAAAAGCTAATGTATCAtatcttttatattaggtttataataaaactatcgcattatgaagtgactatatgaagaaaacttctcggaattgatcgacaccatccgatgtgatcggtatatatatttagttgtcattttaaaatttcatccaattcggatctcgtttgactgtcagaatttccagtaaaccaaaaacaccactaatatgtcataagagatgacccattaccaagatacgAATGCCAAAAactgtttatatatttgaaatcacctaatttttgttaccgaTCGTGCGTGGCCGCAACgaagaaactcatttggcaaggcccaggtcaatggggttttattatgtcaaaacgcctctttttttgttgaccgtatgtACGGAaggtcaaaccatgtttaaaacggacgaaatttttacagggttcctaaatatatatatcgatcacatctactagtgtcaatcgacaatatttcaaaactaaaatttatttgtgaatttttattgagattgttttctaataattattttcttgttcCAAACCTttaaataaaagtattatgttttttttttcctaatacAAACCCGCAAGGCCCAGCCCGCAAAAGCCTACTTTAGGTGGGTGGGTTTGGAtgttcatatttgtgaaaatacccggctcgtcacttatttaaatgtacTAAGACCAGATCCGACCCGTGACGAGCTCtacatgttggtgatgaatttATTACAAAAAATAGACGGAGTAACTATGAAACGTAGTTGAGGCGTTTTCTTTTGGTCTGAAATATGGAATAATTTATGTTACAGTTGAATTCTTATGCTTCTTGTCCACTGTAATTATTGGTTTTCATATAGGgatgtgtgaggattttatgcccaccaccgatctccctggaattgtaattttaatttgggcaaattataaaaatgtatcaTCTCCtaacttatattagaaaaaagtcaatacttatgaattaattataaaaaagtcatcacatttaagtggaaattataagaaggtcaacaaaattagaaaaaagttactttaaaaatattttatgaactattttgccatttcttactcattttcttcttttttcattcttattctaatttcggccataactttctcgtccggcgatagattttgacgaaattagTACCGTTAGAAATATCTCGCTCccttctttcatttgatatactacccactccgaaTCGACCAACCGTACAAGGTGCAAAAACCATCACAAAGGGTTGCTGCCATCAATGGCAGTGCTTCAAGCAATTCCGGTGAAACCGAAGCTCAATGTTCTCTAATTCctgctattctcttcattctgagcatacttataccaatctcatttgaattttaacaaaatttcacatatttccacatttcctctcggcatgtcacaacTCTTGTCACAGACGCTGtcacagacactgtcacacctactgtcacaaccgctattacactatctatttacacctACTGTCATAacatctgtcacactacctgtcagaaccactatcacactacctattacactaactgtcataCATCCTGTCACATctcctatcacacccactgtcaaataagctgtcacactatctatttacactaacggtcacacccactgtcataccagtctcatttgaattttaacaaaatttcacatatttccacatttcctaTCGGCATGTCACGGCTCCTGTCACAAACgatgtcacacctactgtcacaaccgctatcacactatctatttacacacactgtcacaacctctgtcacactacctgtcacaaccactatcacactacctattacactaactgtcacacctcctgtcacacctcctatcacaCATACTGTCACAGaagctgtcacactatctatttacactaacggtcacacccactgtcacaaccactgtcacaaccactatcacacacATTGCTCTCTCCAATCGACTCTGGCTGCTCTCTCTAAGAATCTCGAGGACCTCGTCCTCTGATGTTGAGCGCTTCCAGTAGTGCCAGCGCCAAAGAAGTCGAGCTCTTCGTCAAAGCTGTCATCGTTGATCATGTGGAAGCAATTGCAGCGGTTCCAGACATATTTCGTCGGTGATGGGTTTGAGATCAAGGCCTTGGGGCTCTGGGTTGTAGTCGGGTTGGATCGTCGATGAAGGAGGCTCCCATGGTCGTCGTCAACGACTTTGTTGAAATTGAGATCGATTTGGACTCTCGACGACGTTAACGAACTGCTAGGGAACAAGGCCGGAGGTATAAAAGATTGAGAACAAGGCCGAAGAAATGAATACATGCACGGGAACATGGACTTGAAAACATTTGATGGCATTTTGtaaatatttcaaatatcAATGGCAACAGTATAAGagattgagaaaattgatttttttataattttcaaatcttacttgatctttttataaatacatgtatcaaaagtgacttttttttataagaagcccttTTAATTTCCGTTTAGAGTAACAAAAATAATAGCTTTAAATCTAGTGTGAATAATAATACAAAGACATAAACAAGT encodes:
- the LOC126786729 gene encoding glycosyltransferase BC10, producing the protein MFSTPFVLSFALLLSLPLLFLLAPHFLPPNTTQLPIPAADEVSDQALFSRAVRSKSSFTRFSLDSKTKPKIAFLFLTNSDLHFAPLWQRFFSKTAPNLYNIYVHSDPSINVTIPPGVFHDRFIASRRTYRASPTLISATRRLLATAVLDDPANTFFAVLSQHCVPLHSFRYVYRSLFASPTFDRTRPPSDSDAELTRMGVNAPYKSFIEILSKSTNLWKRYAARGRFTMMPEVPFDKFRVGSQFFLLTRHHALVVLKDRQLWKKFRLPCYREDECYPEEHYFPTLLSMADPDGCTHYTLTRVNWTGTTNGHPYTYRPGELSAKLIYQLRQSNYSESYLFARKFSPDCLKPLLGLSEKVIFRD